Part of the Prevotella communis genome is shown below.
TGGTAACATCTTCCTTTACACCAGGAACGGATGAGAACTCATGCTCTACACCAGCAATACGGATGGTGTTGATGGCATAGCCCTCAAGCGATGAAAGGAGTATGCGGCGCAGGGCGTTACCGATGGTTACACCGAAGCCCGGCTCCAACGGACGGAATTCGAACTTGCCGAATCGCTCGTTGGCTTCCAACATTACCACTTTATCGGGTTTTTGAAATGCTAATATCGCCATTAATTCAATGATTTTGATTAGTTCTTAGAGTACAACTCAACGATTAACTGCTCCTTAATGCTCTCGGGGATGTCGGCACGGTCAGGACGGTGCAAGAACTTACCGGCCTTCTGATTCTCGTCCCACTCGATCCAGGGATATTTGCTGTGATTGAAACCAGCCAGAGCGTCACCGATAACTTCGAGAGACTTAGACTTCTCACGAACACCGATCACCTGACCAGCCTTCACAGAGTACGAAGGAATGTTAACTACCTTACCATCAACAACGATGTGACGGTGACCTACCAGCTGACGGGCAGCGGCACGGGTAGGAGCAAGTCCCAGACGGAACACAACATTGTCGAGACGGCACTCCAGCAACTGCAGCAGCACCTCACCGGTGATACCGTCAGCCTTTGCAGCTTTCTCAAACAAGATGCGGAACTGGCGCTCAAGCACTCCATAAGTGTACTTGGCTTTCTGCTTCTCTGCCAGCATGACAGCATACTCCGACTGCTTGCGGCGGCGGTTATTGCCATGCTGTCCAGGAGGGA
Proteins encoded:
- the rpsD gene encoding 30S ribosomal protein S4 produces the protein MAKYIGPKSKIARRFGEPIFGADKVLSRRNFPPGQHGNNRRRKQSEYAVMLAEKQKAKYTYGVLERQFRILFEKAAKADGITGEVLLQLLECRLDNVVFRLGLAPTRAAARQLVGHRHIVVDGKVVNIPSYSVKAGQVIGVREKSKSLEVIGDALAGFNHSKYPWIEWDENQKAGKFLHRPDRADIPESIKEQLIVELYSKN